In Sorghum bicolor cultivar BTx623 chromosome 8, Sorghum_bicolor_NCBIv3, whole genome shotgun sequence, one genomic interval encodes:
- the LOC8064605 gene encoding UDP-N-acetylglucosamine transferase subunit ALG13 homolog yields MADSEHRTVFVTVGTTCFDALVMAVDSPEVKMALLQKGYSNLLIQMGRGTYVPSKVSGDATLQVDHFTFSPSIADNMRTASLVISHAGSGSIFETLRLGKPLIVVVNEDLMDNHQSELAEELAERKHLFCARPQTLGETIRAMDLETLVPYEPGDAKPVVTLINRFLGFPVD; encoded by the exons ATGGCAGATAGTGAGCATCGAACAGTGTTTGTCACGGTGGGGACCACATGTTTTGATGCTCTTGTCATGGCGGTAGATTCTCCAGAAGTGAAGATGGCTTTATTGCAAAAAGGTTATAGTAATCTTCTTATTCAAATGGGCCGAGGAACATATGTTCCATCAAAG GTCTCAGGAGATGCTACCCTTCAAGTTGATCATTTCACATTTTCACCAAGCATAGCTGATAATATGAGAACAGCTTCCCTAGTTATTAGCCATGCAG GTTCAGGAAGCATATTTGAGACGTTACGGCTTGGCAAACCCCTAATCGTTGTTGTAAATGAAGATTTGATGGACAACCACCAGAGTGAATTAGCAGAAGAATTGGCTGAAAGGAAGCATCTCTTCTGTGCACGCCCACAAACTTTGGGAGAGACCATCCGGGCAATGGACCTAGAGACACTAGTTCCTTATGAGCCAGGGGACGCCAAACCAGTTGTCACCCTGATAAACAGATTTCTTGGCTTTCCAGTTGACTGA
- the LOC110437699 gene encoding protein CLT2, chloroplastic-like, producing the protein MSSSPVTTAAASAAVVALAVANRVLYKLALVPLKAYPFFLAQLTTFGYVAVYFSILYARCRSGVVTRDMLALPKHRFVAIGLLEALGVASGMSAGAMLPGPAIPILSQSFLVWQLIFSALLLGRTYSARQIIGCFLVISGVILAVASGANEGQLLSEVKLIWPALMIASSAFQAGASILKEAVFIDGAKRLKGKRPDIFVVNSFGSGFQALFVFLLLPFLSNLRGIKFAELPAYLNGGAECFLNVAESPIDCGGAPFLPLLFIVVNMAFNISLLNLVKMSSALVASLTATSAVPISIYILSLPLPYIPHGAELSTSFIIGAAVLLMGLILYNLPQLSLKQSKAD; encoded by the exons ATGAGCTCCTCGCCGGTGaccaccgccgccgcgtcgGCGGCCGTGGTGGCGCTGGCCGTCGCCAACCGCGTGCTCTACAAGCTCGCGCTCGTGCCGCTCAAGGCGTACCCTTTCTTCCTGGCCCAGCTCACCACCTTCGG ATACGTCGCCGTCTACTTCTCCATACTCTACGCGAGGTGCCGCTCGGGGGTGGTGACTAGAGACATGCTGGCGCTCCCCAAGCACCGGTTCGTCGCGATCGGTTTGCTGGAGGCACTTGGAGTCGCTTCTGGCATGTCTGCTGGAG CTATGCTACCAGGGCCTGCTATTCCTATACTGTCCCAG TCATTCTTGGTGTGGCAGCTTATATTCTCTGCCCTGCTTTTAGGGAGGACGTATTCAGCCAGACAAATCATTGGTTGCTTCCTAGTAATTTCTGGCGTGATTCTTGCGGTTGCAAG TGGGGCGAATGAGGGCCAGCTTCTTTCAGAAGTCAAGTTAATTTGGCCAGCATTGATGATCGCTTCATCAGCATTTCAAGCTGGTGCATCTATTCTGAAG GAAGCTGTTTTCATTGATGGTGCAAAACGTCTTAAG ggGAAGCGACCGGACATCTTTGTAGTCAATTCATTTGGATCTGGATTTCAG GCTCTTtttgtctttcttcttcttccattTCTTTCTAATTTGAGGGGAATTAAGTTTGCTGAGCTTCCTGCTTATTTAAATGGTGGTGCTGAGTGCTTCTTAAATGTTGCAGAAAGTCCAATTG ATTGTGGAGGAGCTCCATTCCTGCCTTTGCTGTTTATAGTGGTGAATATGGCATTCAATATCTCACTCCTCAATTTGGTGAAGATGTCATCTGCCCTTGTGGCTTCCCTTACAGCAACATCAGCAG TGCCAATATCAATCTATATTCTTTCACTTCCTTTGCCCTACATTCCTCATGGCGCGGAATTAAGTACGTCTTTCATCATTGGTGCTGCGGTATTGCTGATGGGCctgattctgtataaccttccCCAATTGTCATTGAAACAATCGAAGGCTGATTGA